Proteins encoded together in one Streptomyces sp. B1I3 window:
- the recR gene encoding recombination mediator RecR → MYEGVVQELIDELGRLPGVGPKSAQRIAFHILQAEPTDVRRLAHALLEVKDKVRFCEICGNVAQQEQCGICRDARRDRTVICVVEEPKDVVAIERTREFRGRYHVLGGAISPIEGVGPDDLRIRELLARLADGSITELILATDPNLEGEATATYLARMVKPMGLRVTRLASGLPVGGDLEYADEVTLGRAFEGRRLLDV, encoded by the coding sequence TTGTACGAAGGCGTGGTTCAGGAGCTCATCGACGAACTGGGCAGACTGCCCGGCGTCGGCCCCAAGAGCGCGCAGCGGATCGCCTTCCACATCCTGCAGGCCGAGCCCACCGACGTACGCCGCCTCGCCCACGCGCTCCTCGAGGTCAAGGACAAGGTCCGCTTCTGCGAGATCTGCGGCAACGTCGCCCAGCAGGAGCAGTGCGGGATCTGCCGGGACGCGCGCCGGGACCGGACGGTCATCTGTGTGGTCGAGGAGCCGAAGGACGTCGTCGCCATCGAGCGGACCCGTGAATTCCGGGGCCGCTACCACGTGCTCGGCGGCGCCATCAGCCCGATCGAGGGCGTGGGTCCCGACGATCTGCGCATCAGGGAGCTGCTGGCCCGCCTCGCGGACGGCTCCATCACGGAGCTGATCCTGGCGACGGACCCGAACCTCGAGGGCGAGGCCACCGCCACCTACCTCGCCCGCATGGTGAAGCCGATGGGCCTGCGGGTGACGCGGCTGGCCAGCGGCCTGCCGGTGGGCGGCGACCTGGAGTACGCGGACGAGGTCACCCTCGGCCGCGCGTTCGAGGGGAGGCGGCTGCTCGATGTGTGA
- a CDS encoding SLATT domain-containing protein: MSQPEMQPEGPPRKESGADTGAERSGTRHSSGPLDLTGRAFPLGDWGEPAERLDELYRWVEEGALRTADWYLRDRVRKRRTARLLRLGTAAGVVAGVALPLLDLTGDLSGSAGWGYLSLLLGAACMACDRYFGLTSGWIRNLSTAQAVQRRLQVLQFDWASECVREVLGPTEGTASEAAERCLGVLRRFSEDITELVRMETADWMVEFRAGPAPMGMQSLVSGAVGGRPEQGAHPGRLTMPSVARPNMPRQRPPEPPR, translated from the coding sequence GTGAGTCAGCCGGAGATGCAGCCCGAGGGGCCGCCCCGCAAGGAGTCCGGCGCGGATACCGGAGCGGAACGGTCCGGTACTCGCCACAGTTCGGGGCCCCTGGACCTGACCGGACGCGCCTTCCCCCTCGGCGACTGGGGCGAACCCGCCGAACGGCTCGACGAGCTGTACCGCTGGGTCGAGGAGGGCGCCCTGCGCACCGCCGACTGGTATCTCCGGGACCGGGTCCGCAAGCGGCGCACCGCCAGGCTTCTGCGGCTCGGCACGGCGGCCGGTGTCGTCGCCGGTGTGGCCCTCCCGCTGCTCGATCTGACGGGGGACCTCTCCGGGTCGGCCGGCTGGGGTTATCTGTCCCTGCTGCTCGGCGCCGCGTGCATGGCATGTGACCGGTACTTCGGCCTGACCTCCGGCTGGATAAGGAACCTGTCGACGGCACAGGCCGTGCAGCGGCGTCTGCAGGTGCTCCAGTTCGACTGGGCCTCCGAGTGTGTACGGGAGGTGCTCGGCCCGACGGAGGGCACGGCCAGCGAGGCCGCGGAGCGGTGCCTGGGCGTGCTGCGCAGGTTCTCCGAGGACATCACCGAACTCGTCCGCATGGAGACCGCGGACTGGATGGTGGAGTTCCGGGCCGGCCCCGCGCCCATGGGGATGCAGTCGCTCGTGTCCGGGGCGGTCGGCGGCCGTCCTGAGCAGGGTGCCCATCCGGGCCGGCTCACCATGCCGTCGGTCGCCCGGCCGAACATGCCGCGGCAGCGGCCGCCGGAGCCGCCCCGGTGA
- a CDS encoding SigE family RNA polymerase sigma factor yields the protein MPVIAPMPAARSTRLPSQREGAEDTVVAGTTVDHLTETYRAHYRSLLGLAALLLDDTASCEDVVQEAFIRVHSARNRVRDPEKTLAYLRQTVVNLSRSALRRRILGLKLLSKPMPDMASAEEGAYDQLEKDALIKAMKGLQRRQREVLVLRYFSDMTEVQVAETLGISLGSVKAYGSRGIAALRVVMEAQA from the coding sequence ATGCCGGTGATCGCGCCCATGCCGGCTGCGCGATCCACCCGGCTGCCCTCGCAGCGCGAGGGCGCTGAGGACACGGTGGTGGCGGGAACCACGGTCGACCATCTCACTGAGACCTACCGCGCCCACTACCGTTCGCTGCTGGGCCTCGCGGCGCTCCTGCTGGACGACACCGCGTCCTGCGAGGACGTGGTGCAGGAGGCGTTCATCCGGGTCCATTCGGCACGCAACCGGGTGCGCGACCCGGAGAAGACCCTCGCCTATCTCCGGCAGACCGTCGTCAATCTCTCCCGCTCCGCGCTGCGCCGCCGCATCCTCGGTCTCAAGCTGCTCTCCAAGCCGATGCCCGACATGGCGAGCGCCGAGGAGGGGGCGTACGACCAACTGGAGAAGGACGCGCTGATCAAGGCGATGAAGGGACTTCAGCGCCGACAGCGCGAGGTGCTGGTGCTGCGTTATTTCTCGGACATGACGGAGGTACAGGTCGCGGAAACGCTGGGAATATCGCTCGGTTCGGTGAAGGCATACGGTTCCCGGGGCATCGCGGCACTGCGCGTCGTGATGGAGGCGCAGGCATGA
- a CDS encoding LuxR C-terminal-related transcriptional regulator, with amino-acid sequence MADTGIGLDVRSELVYRTLLQRATWGTRELALTLAWPADQVARVLDALRADGLASASGEDGAAYRAVEPCIALPTLLASRMREGRSPQPCPVRIGRFIALHEQAERFGDFGEGGENRHDASVMIERLVAKVEREVVFLVPRYSQGGFEFSRPVVDMALRRGAKLRAVWASSVIKAPGAMAHAQWLTQEGAALRSVGTLPPRAVIMDNAVAVVIDENGAIRVVRSAVELERLSALAERFWDRGATVRQTGRQPVAPTRRPRSEIVLRLLSEGLTDDAIARRLGCSVRTVRNDVASAMEALDARSRFQAGARAMQVGLI; translated from the coding sequence GTGGCTGATACGGGGATCGGTTTGGATGTGCGGTCGGAGCTGGTCTACCGCACGCTGCTCCAGCGTGCGACGTGGGGGACCCGGGAACTGGCGCTCACGCTCGCGTGGCCGGCGGACCAGGTGGCGAGGGTGCTCGACGCGCTGCGGGCCGACGGACTCGCGAGTGCCTCCGGGGAGGACGGGGCGGCGTACCGCGCCGTCGAGCCGTGCATAGCCCTGCCGACGCTGCTGGCCTCGCGGATGCGTGAGGGCCGCTCGCCGCAGCCCTGTCCGGTACGGATCGGCCGGTTCATCGCCCTGCATGAGCAGGCGGAACGTTTCGGCGATTTCGGCGAGGGCGGCGAGAACCGTCACGACGCGTCCGTCATGATCGAGCGGCTGGTCGCCAAGGTCGAGCGCGAGGTCGTGTTCCTCGTCCCCCGGTACAGCCAGGGCGGTTTCGAGTTCTCCCGCCCTGTCGTGGACATGGCGCTGAGGCGGGGCGCGAAGCTCCGGGCGGTGTGGGCCTCTTCGGTGATCAAGGCGCCGGGCGCCATGGCCCACGCCCAGTGGCTGACGCAGGAGGGTGCCGCGCTGCGCTCGGTGGGTACCCTGCCGCCGCGTGCGGTGATCATGGACAACGCGGTCGCGGTGGTCATCGACGAGAACGGAGCGATCCGCGTCGTACGGTCCGCGGTGGAACTGGAGCGGCTGAGCGCCCTCGCCGAGCGGTTCTGGGACCGCGGGGCGACCGTACGGCAGACGGGGCGGCAGCCCGTCGCTCCGACCCGCCGCCCCCGCTCGGAGATCGTCCTGCGCCTCCTGTCCGAGGGCCTCACGGACGACGCGATCGCCCGCCGGCTGGGGTGCAGCGTCCGCACCGTACGCAACGACGTGGCCTCCGCCATGGAGGCACTTGACGCGCGTAGCCGCTTCCAGGCCGGGGCCCGCGCCATGCAGGTGGGCCTGATCTGA
- a CDS encoding GntR family transcriptional regulator — MGASGGVTRNTLRQQIAGALRDEVLAGRLRPRVEFTVKQIAEQYGVSATPVREALFDLSAQGLLESDQHRGFRVREFSVADYRSMVEARALVIDGVFRRIFDGSGTASQVLGAHHAALVSVRRRAEEAARAARSGDLDILIGYDLRFWRELGAVIGNAYLTDFLHRLRVQAWVFSVPYLRGDADVRDWLWSGHQELVEAIMAADGDAVRAVLDGYYAHGSDWADRLAAGDPPHPGHGGG; from the coding sequence ATGGGCGCGAGCGGAGGTGTGACCCGCAATACGCTGCGGCAGCAGATCGCCGGCGCGCTGCGCGACGAGGTGCTCGCGGGGCGGCTCCGGCCGCGCGTGGAATTCACCGTCAAACAGATCGCCGAGCAGTACGGGGTGTCCGCGACGCCCGTCCGCGAGGCGCTCTTCGACCTCTCGGCACAGGGGCTGCTCGAATCCGACCAGCACCGGGGGTTCCGGGTCCGCGAGTTCTCCGTCGCCGACTACCGCTCGATGGTGGAAGCGCGCGCCCTGGTCATAGACGGCGTGTTCCGGCGGATCTTCGACGGAAGCGGTACGGCCTCCCAGGTGCTCGGTGCCCACCACGCCGCCCTGGTCTCCGTACGCCGCCGGGCCGAGGAGGCCGCACGGGCGGCGCGCAGCGGAGACCTCGACATCCTCATCGGCTACGACCTGCGGTTCTGGCGGGAGCTCGGCGCCGTCATCGGCAACGCGTACCTCACCGACTTCCTGCACCGCCTCCGGGTGCAGGCGTGGGTGTTCTCCGTCCCGTACCTGCGCGGGGACGCCGACGTACGGGACTGGCTGTGGAGCGGCCACCAGGAGCTGGTCGAAGCGATCATGGCCGCCGACGGCGACGCGGTGCGGGCGGTGCTCGACGGCTACTACGCGCACGGGTCCGACTGGGCGGACCGGCTGGCCGCCGGCGACCCCCCGCACCCCGGCCACGGCGGCGGCTGA
- a CDS encoding aspartate-semialdehyde dehydrogenase, whose translation MTERRPSLAVVGATGAIGGVMLQIISQHADVWGEIRLIASPRAAGRKLVVRGEETEVLPIAEDVFDGVDVALFLVPDEVSARWGPVAAAAGAVVVDDSAAFRLDEDVPLVVPEINPHAARLRPRGIVASPNCTTLSLIVAVGALHAEFGLQELIVSSYQAVSGVGRDGVAALREQLSLVAGTELGTRPGDVRRALGDGDKSPFAAPVALNVVPWAGQDAGDGWSSEELAIRAECRKVLGLPGLKVTATCVYVPVVATHSVSVHARFENEVAVDRAHEVLATAPGVVLFDNPAVGDFPTPSDVVGTDPTWVGRVRQSLDDPHAIEMFICGDNLRKGAALNVAQIAEAVAMEFPRV comes from the coding sequence ATGACGGAACGCCGTCCTTCGCTCGCGGTCGTCGGAGCGACCGGGGCGATCGGCGGCGTCATGCTCCAGATCATTTCGCAGCATGCGGACGTCTGGGGCGAGATCAGACTGATCGCCTCCCCACGTGCGGCCGGCCGCAAGCTGGTCGTACGCGGCGAGGAGACCGAGGTCCTCCCGATCGCCGAGGACGTGTTCGACGGGGTGGACGTGGCCCTCTTCCTCGTGCCGGACGAGGTGTCCGCGCGGTGGGGCCCGGTGGCCGCTGCCGCGGGCGCCGTGGTCGTGGACGACTCGGCCGCTTTCCGGCTGGACGAGGACGTGCCCCTCGTCGTGCCCGAGATCAACCCCCATGCCGCGCGGCTGAGGCCCCGCGGCATCGTCGCTTCCCCGAACTGCACCACGCTGTCGCTGATCGTCGCGGTCGGCGCGCTGCACGCCGAGTTCGGGCTGCAGGAGCTGATCGTCTCGTCCTACCAGGCGGTGAGCGGCGTGGGCCGTGACGGGGTGGCCGCCCTCCGCGAACAGCTCTCACTGGTGGCCGGCACGGAGCTGGGCACCCGTCCCGGGGACGTACGGCGGGCGTTGGGCGACGGGGACAAGAGCCCTTTCGCCGCGCCGGTCGCACTGAACGTCGTGCCGTGGGCCGGCCAGGACGCCGGGGACGGCTGGTCGTCCGAGGAGCTGGCGATCCGCGCGGAGTGCCGGAAGGTTCTGGGCCTGCCGGGTCTGAAGGTGACGGCGACCTGTGTCTACGTACCGGTCGTCGCGACGCACTCCGTGTCCGTCCACGCCCGCTTCGAGAACGAGGTGGCGGTGGATCGTGCGCACGAGGTCCTGGCGACCGCGCCCGGGGTGGTGCTCTTCGACAACCCGGCGGTAGGTGACTTCCCCACGCCGTCCGATGTGGTGGGCACCGACCCGACCTGGGTGGGGCGGGTGCGGCAGTCGCTGGACGATCCGCACGCCATCGAGATGTTCATCTGCGGAGATAATCTGCGAAAAGGTGCAGCTCTCAATGTCGCGCAGATTGCCGAAGCCGTGGCCATGGAATTTCCGAGGGTTTGA
- a CDS encoding DUF5063 domain-containing protein, which produces MSDATLNSVTQDPDDFAVQIADQIKTFIVAVTEVSKAEEPEEAVPVLLLQVSQLLLAGGRLGAYEDILPDERYEPDLGPEPDADGLRERFATLLEPIDVYSEVFDPYEPRKPPVPHRISDDLADLVTDLGHGLAHYEADRTAEAMWWWQFSYFSNWGSTASAALRALQSLVAHIRLNQPLQELDGLDTDQDPGDGDLAEEAGRVMAEEIAGPLGLRPVL; this is translated from the coding sequence ATGTCTGACGCCACGCTGAACTCCGTCACGCAGGATCCGGACGACTTCGCCGTCCAGATCGCGGACCAGATCAAGACGTTCATCGTCGCGGTCACCGAGGTGTCCAAGGCCGAGGAGCCGGAAGAGGCCGTCCCCGTCCTGCTCCTCCAGGTCTCCCAGCTCCTCCTGGCCGGCGGCAGGCTGGGCGCGTACGAGGACATCCTCCCCGACGAGCGCTACGAGCCGGACCTGGGCCCGGAGCCGGACGCGGACGGCCTGCGCGAGCGTTTCGCCACCCTCCTGGAGCCGATCGACGTCTACTCCGAGGTCTTCGACCCGTACGAGCCCCGCAAGCCCCCGGTCCCGCACCGCATCTCCGACGACCTGGCCGACCTCGTCACGGACCTGGGCCACGGGCTGGCCCACTACGAGGCGGACCGCACGGCGGAAGCCATGTGGTGGTGGCAGTTCTCCTACTTCTCCAACTGGGGTTCCACCGCCTCGGCGGCCCTGCGCGCGCTCCAGTCCCTGGTCGCCCACATCCGGCTCAACCAGCCCCTCCAGGAGCTCGACGGCCTGGACACGGACCAGGACCCCGGTGACGGCGACCTCGCCGAGGAGGCGGGCCGCGTGATGGCCGAGGAGATCGCGGGCCCGCTGGGCTTGCGGCCGGTTCTGTAG
- a CDS encoding aspartate aminotransferase family protein, with product MTPHAPYVDSAAGAAVKAADRAHVFHSWSAQGLIDPLAVAGAEGAHFWDYDGNRYLDFTSGLVFTNIGYQHPAVVAAVQEQAGRLITFAPAFAVEARSEAARLIAERTPGDLDKIFFTNGGAEAVENAVRMARLHTGRTKVLSAYRSYHGATSTAINLTGDPRRWASDNGSAGVVRFWTPFLYRSPFHARTEAEECARALQHLEDTLAFEGPSTVAAVVLETIPGTAGIMTPPPGYLAGVREICDRYGIVFVLDEVMAGFGRTGKWFAADHHGVVPDLMTFAKGVNSGYVPLGGVAISAEIAATFESRPYPGGLTYSGHPLACAAAVATIRVMEDEKIVESAAQLGEHVLGPGLRELAERHPSVGEVRGVGAFWALELVRDRETREPLVPYNATGEANAPMAAFGAACRKNGLWPFVNMNRTHVVPACNISEAEAKEGLAALDVALSVADEHTV from the coding sequence ATGACCCCTCATGCCCCGTACGTCGACTCCGCCGCCGGTGCGGCCGTGAAGGCCGCCGACCGCGCGCACGTGTTCCACTCCTGGTCCGCCCAGGGCCTGATCGACCCGCTCGCCGTGGCCGGCGCCGAGGGGGCCCACTTCTGGGACTACGACGGCAACCGCTACCTCGACTTCACCAGCGGCCTCGTCTTCACCAACATCGGCTACCAGCACCCCGCCGTCGTGGCCGCCGTCCAGGAGCAGGCGGGCAGGCTCATCACCTTCGCTCCCGCGTTCGCCGTCGAGGCGCGCTCCGAGGCCGCACGCCTCATCGCCGAGCGCACCCCCGGGGACCTGGACAAGATCTTCTTCACCAACGGCGGCGCCGAGGCCGTCGAGAACGCCGTCCGCATGGCCCGGCTGCACACCGGCCGCACCAAGGTGCTGTCCGCCTACCGCTCGTACCACGGCGCCACCTCCACCGCGATCAACCTCACCGGTGACCCGCGCCGCTGGGCCTCCGACAACGGCTCGGCGGGCGTCGTCCGATTCTGGACGCCGTTCCTCTACCGTTCCCCGTTCCACGCGCGGACCGAGGCCGAGGAGTGCGCCCGCGCGCTCCAGCACCTCGAGGACACCCTCGCCTTCGAGGGCCCGTCGACCGTCGCCGCCGTCGTGCTGGAGACCATCCCCGGCACGGCCGGCATCATGACCCCGCCGCCCGGCTACCTCGCGGGCGTGCGCGAGATCTGCGACCGGTACGGGATCGTCTTTGTCCTCGACGAGGTGATGGCCGGATTCGGACGCACCGGGAAGTGGTTCGCCGCCGACCACCACGGCGTCGTGCCGGACCTGATGACCTTCGCGAAGGGCGTCAACTCCGGTTACGTACCTCTCGGAGGGGTCGCCATCAGCGCCGAGATCGCGGCGACCTTCGAGTCCCGTCCCTACCCCGGCGGTCTCACCTACTCCGGCCACCCGCTGGCCTGCGCCGCCGCCGTCGCCACGATCAGGGTGATGGAGGACGAGAAGATCGTCGAGAGCGCCGCACAGCTCGGCGAGCACGTTCTCGGCCCCGGCCTGCGGGAGCTCGCCGAGCGTCACCCGTCCGTCGGTGAGGTCCGCGGCGTCGGCGCGTTCTGGGCGCTGGAACTGGTCCGCGACAGGGAGACCCGCGAACCGCTGGTCCCCTACAACGCGACCGGCGAGGCCAACGCCCCCATGGCGGCCTTCGGCGCCGCCTGCAGGAAGAACGGCCTGTGGCCCTTCGTCAACATGAACCGCACCCACGTGGTCCCCGCCTGCAACATCTCCGAGGCGGAGGCCAAGGAGGGCCTGGCAGCCCTTGACGTGGCCCTTTCGGTCGCCGACGAACACACCGTGTAA
- a CDS encoding aspartate kinase: protein MGLVVQKYGGSSVADAEGIKRVAKRVVDAKKNGNQVVVVVSAMGDTTDELIDLAEQVSPMPAGREFDMLLTAGERISMALLAMAIKNLGHEAQSFTGSQAGVITDSVHNKARIIDVTPGRIRTSIDEGNIAIVAGFQGVSQEGKNITTLGRGGSDTTAVALAAALDAEVCEIYTDVDGVFTADPRVVKKARKIDWISFEDMLELAASGSKVLLHRCVEYARRYNIPIHVRSSFSGLRGTWVSNEPQGDQQVEHAIISGVAHDVSEAKVTVVGVPDKPGEAAAIFRAIADAEINMDMVVQNVSAASTGLTDITFTLPKAEGRKAIDALERNRAGIGFESLRYDDQIAKISLVGAGMKTNPGVTAGFFEALSDVGVNIELISTSEIRISVVTRVDDVNEAVRAVHTAFGLDSDSDEAVVYGGTGR, encoded by the coding sequence GTGGGCCTTGTCGTGCAGAAGTACGGAGGCTCCTCCGTAGCCGATGCCGAGGGCATCAAGCGCGTCGCCAAGCGAGTCGTCGATGCCAAGAAGAACGGCAACCAGGTGGTTGTCGTGGTATCCGCGATGGGCGACACGACGGACGAGTTGATCGATCTTGCCGAGCAGGTGTCACCGATGCCTGCCGGGCGTGAGTTCGACATGCTGCTGACCGCCGGAGAGCGGATCTCCATGGCCCTGCTGGCCATGGCGATCAAGAACCTCGGCCATGAGGCCCAGTCGTTCACGGGCAGCCAGGCCGGTGTCATCACCGACTCGGTCCACAACAAGGCACGCATCATCGATGTCACGCCGGGCCGCATCCGGACCTCGATCGACGAGGGCAACATCGCCATCGTCGCCGGGTTCCAGGGCGTGAGCCAGGAGGGCAAGAACATCACCACCCTCGGACGCGGCGGGTCCGACACCACCGCTGTCGCGCTGGCCGCCGCGCTGGACGCCGAGGTCTGTGAGATCTACACCGACGTGGACGGCGTCTTCACCGCCGACCCCCGGGTCGTGAAGAAGGCCCGGAAGATCGACTGGATCTCCTTCGAGGACATGCTGGAGCTGGCCGCGTCCGGCTCCAAGGTGCTGCTGCACCGCTGCGTGGAGTACGCACGCCGTTACAACATCCCGATCCACGTCCGCTCGTCCTTCTCCGGACTCCGCGGCACCTGGGTCAGCAACGAGCCGCAAGGGGACCAGCAGGTGGAGCACGCCATCATCTCCGGAGTCGCCCACGACGTCTCCGAGGCCAAGGTCACGGTCGTCGGCGTGCCCGACAAGCCGGGCGAGGCCGCCGCGATCTTCCGCGCGATCGCTGACGCCGAGATCAACATGGACATGGTGGTGCAGAACGTCTCCGCCGCCTCGACGGGTCTCACCGACATCACCTTCACGCTCCCCAAGGCGGAGGGCCGCAAGGCGATCGACGCGCTGGAGCGCAACCGGGCCGGCATCGGCTTCGAGTCGCTTCGCTACGACGACCAGATCGCGAAGATCTCCCTGGTCGGCGCCGGCATGAAGACCAACCCCGGCGTCACGGCAGGCTTCTTCGAGGCGCTGTCCGACGTCGGCGTGAACATCGAGCTGATCTCGACGTCCGAGATCCGCATCTCGGTGGTCACCCGCGTCGACGACGTCAACGAGGCCGTGCGCGCCGTGCACACCGCTTTCGGTCTCGACAGCGACTCCGACGAGGCCGTCGTCTACGGGGGCACCGGCCGATGA
- a CDS encoding YbaB/EbfC family nucleoid-associated protein: MIPGGGQPNMQQLLQQAQKMQQDLAEAQEELARTEVDGQAGGGLVKATVTGSGELRSLVIDPKAVDPEDTETLADLVVAAVQAANENAQQLQQQKLGPLAQGLGGMPGLPF; the protein is encoded by the coding sequence GTGATTCCCGGTGGTGGCCAGCCCAACATGCAGCAGCTGCTCCAGCAGGCCCAGAAGATGCAGCAGGACCTCGCCGAGGCCCAGGAGGAGCTCGCCAGGACCGAGGTCGACGGGCAGGCGGGCGGTGGCCTGGTGAAGGCCACCGTGACCGGGTCCGGCGAACTGCGTTCCCTCGTGATCGACCCCAAGGCCGTGGACCCGGAGGACACCGAGACGCTCGCGGACCTCGTGGTCGCCGCGGTGCAGGCGGCCAACGAGAACGCGCAGCAGCTCCAGCAGCAGAAGCTGGGCCCGCTGGCCCAGGGCCTGGGCGGTATGCCGGGCCTCCCGTTCTGA
- a CDS encoding SURF1 family protein — MYRFLLTPRWWGINLFVVLAIPFCVFMGTWQLGRFEDRVQSHEEAEKQPAPGTRAPEPLDDLLPVSTKTSGRPAVATGTYSDQFLVPGRELDDRTGFYVLDLLRTDSGKALPVVRGWLPGTPGGTEVPAAPRGKVTVTGDLQASENTSSDGVDLRGGLPEGQLGMISAASLVNLVPYDVYDAWVTLTEPEAGGTGGAMRPVPAAAAQGSGLDLKAFQNLGYTGEWFVFGGFVLFMWFRLVRREAEAARDVELGLAADAD, encoded by the coding sequence GTGTACCGGTTCCTGCTGACCCCGCGATGGTGGGGGATCAACCTCTTCGTCGTGCTGGCGATCCCGTTCTGCGTGTTCATGGGCACGTGGCAGCTCGGCCGCTTCGAGGACCGCGTGCAGTCGCACGAAGAGGCCGAGAAGCAGCCCGCTCCGGGGACCCGGGCCCCCGAGCCGCTCGACGACCTGCTGCCCGTGAGTACGAAGACCTCCGGCCGCCCCGCTGTGGCCACGGGAACGTACTCGGACCAGTTCCTGGTTCCCGGCCGCGAGTTGGACGACCGCACCGGCTTCTATGTGCTGGATCTGCTGCGTACCGACAGCGGCAAGGCGCTGCCGGTCGTACGGGGCTGGCTGCCCGGCACCCCGGGCGGCACCGAGGTACCCGCGGCGCCGCGGGGCAAGGTCACCGTGACCGGCGACCTGCAGGCCTCCGAGAACACCAGCAGTGATGGCGTCGACCTCCGGGGTGGTCTCCCGGAGGGCCAGCTCGGCATGATCAGCGCCGCGTCGCTGGTCAATCTCGTCCCGTACGACGTCTACGACGCCTGGGTGACGCTGACGGAGCCCGAGGCCGGTGGTACGGGCGGCGCGATGCGGCCGGTGCCCGCTGCGGCGGCGCAGGGCAGTGGCCTGGACCTCAAGGCGTTCCAGAACCTCGGCTACACCGGCGAGTGGTTCGTCTTCGGTGGCTTCGTGCTCTTCATGTGGTTCCGGCTCGTACGCCGTGAGGCGGAAGCCGCGCGGGACGTCGAACTGGGGCTCGCGGCCGACGCCGACTGA